A single genomic interval of Clostridia bacterium harbors:
- a CDS encoding NFACT family protein codes for MSYDGLMLYAVKKEIEPLLQDSRVGKVFQPQRLTIVLLLHKPQNSFRVLISAGATDARLHLTTREYKNPDRPPSFCMVLRKYLDGARLVGLEQVGLDRVLSMIFDAPDPVLGRVQRVLKVELMGKHSNLILINRTDGLIIDAIKKYDYTLSRHRQVLPGLPYVPPPKQDKLDPLVSSYDDFTRKLLAWPEVTALENALSATVEGLSRSTAREIIKLGGLDPQKEIAQCGELDLGTIWQKLQSAIRAIASRESQPTIVSVGRNPKEIFPFRPQLDEHMLAEEANSLSELLDRFYGQRQNREEINSIRASLKHTVNKNIEHCSEVMNKLQDGYNREDQALKKRLYGDLILMNLGRITIGDTVLWAENPFSPDSPPEAIPLDPQLTPSENAQRYYRAYSKYKRAAEVNRQRMQKVKQELEYLQSVLQAVEDAESKEDLTELTEELRSQGYIPPLKSKDRASSPSRQRPGPRRFVSSDGFLILVGKNNLQNEHVTFKISQPQDLWLHARGIPGAHVIIRSQGKPVPPQTLMQAAQIAAYYSQSRQAEKVEVDYTEARYIRKPKGLRPGLVTYSNEKTILVKPELPLSPEIPRQ; via the coding sequence ATGAGCTACGATGGACTTATGCTTTATGCAGTCAAGAAAGAAATTGAGCCCTTGCTTCAAGATTCAAGAGTAGGCAAGGTGTTTCAGCCTCAGCGCCTGACCATCGTTCTCCTGCTGCACAAACCTCAAAATAGCTTCCGGGTGTTAATTAGCGCCGGTGCTACCGATGCCAGGCTCCACCTTACCACCAGGGAATACAAAAACCCCGACCGGCCTCCTTCATTCTGTATGGTTTTGCGCAAATATCTCGATGGGGCGCGGCTGGTGGGGCTAGAGCAAGTAGGGTTGGATCGGGTCCTGTCTATGATCTTTGATGCTCCCGATCCAGTTCTAGGCCGAGTTCAGAGAGTGTTAAAGGTAGAGTTGATGGGAAAGCACTCTAACTTGATATTAATAAACAGGACCGATGGCTTAATTATTGATGCCATAAAGAAGTATGATTATACTTTGAGCCGTCATCGCCAGGTTCTACCTGGATTGCCCTATGTCCCCCCGCCAAAGCAGGACAAACTGGACCCACTTGTTTCCTCGTATGATGATTTCACGCGCAAGCTATTGGCTTGGCCCGAGGTTACTGCACTAGAGAATGCGCTCTCTGCTACCGTAGAGGGTTTAAGCCGTTCTACAGCCCGAGAAATAATCAAATTGGGGGGCTTAGATCCCCAAAAAGAAATTGCCCAATGTGGAGAGCTGGACTTGGGCACCATATGGCAGAAGTTGCAATCAGCAATCAGAGCTATAGCCTCAAGAGAATCCCAGCCAACCATAGTTTCGGTTGGCAGGAATCCCAAGGAGATTTTCCCTTTTCGTCCCCAATTGGATGAGCATATGCTTGCTGAAGAGGCCAACAGTTTAAGTGAGCTACTAGATAGATTTTATGGTCAAAGACAAAATAGAGAAGAAATCAACAGCATTCGCGCTTCCCTGAAGCATACTGTAAACAAAAACATTGAGCACTGTAGTGAAGTAATGAACAAGCTTCAAGATGGCTATAATCGAGAAGACCAAGCTTTAAAAAAACGCCTATACGGAGACCTGATCCTGATGAATCTAGGGCGGATCACAATTGGAGACACTGTACTATGGGCTGAGAATCCTTTTAGCCCCGACTCGCCCCCAGAGGCAATCCCCCTTGATCCACAGTTAACTCCCTCGGAAAATGCCCAACGCTATTACCGTGCGTACAGCAAGTACAAACGCGCCGCCGAGGTCAACCGGCAGCGCATGCAAAAAGTCAAGCAGGAGCTGGAATATTTACAATCAGTTCTGCAGGCTGTGGAAGATGCAGAGAGCAAAGAAGACTTGACAGAATTGACCGAAGAACTTCGGTCACAGGGGTACATTCCGCCCCTGAAGAGTAAGGACCGAGCCTCTTCGCCAAGTAGACAGAGGCCCGGCCCTAGGCGGTTCGTGTCCTCGGACGGTTTCTTAATCTTAGTTGGGAAAAATAACCTTCAAAATGAACATGTCACCTTCAAAATTTCCCAACCGCAAGACCTTTGGTTACATGCACGAGGTATACCCGGAGCCCACGTGATCATTCGTTCCCAAGGCAAGCCTGTTCCCCCACAAACCCTCATGCAAGCTGCGCAAATAGCCGCCTATTACTCTCAGTCGCGGCAGGCAGAGAAAGTGGAGGTAGACTATACAGAAGCCCGTTATATCAGAAAACCTAAAGGGTTGCGTCCGGGACTCGTAACTTACAGCAACGAAAAGACCATTTTGGTCAAGCCTGAGCTTCCTCTTTCGCCCGAGATACCTCGTCAATAA
- the pyrR gene encoding bifunctional pyr operon transcriptional regulator/uracil phosphoribosyltransferase PyrR: MELSVRARILDGREMGWALARMAQEIVERNQGAENVAMIGIRTRGAPLAWRLARLVSALTGQEVPVGMLDITLYRDDLSALGPAPIVHRTEVPFEVNQKRVILVDDVLYTGRTVRSALDAVMDLGRPAIIQLAVLIDRGHRELPIQADYVGKYVPTSLQEVVAVNLQEIDGSDEVLILRKQMQGGGQTV, encoded by the coding sequence GTGGAGCTTAGCGTAAGGGCGAGAATCCTGGATGGCCGGGAAATGGGGTGGGCGCTTGCTCGTATGGCTCAAGAAATAGTGGAGCGCAACCAAGGGGCAGAGAACGTAGCGATGATAGGCATCCGTACCCGAGGAGCTCCTTTGGCTTGGCGGTTGGCACGCTTAGTTTCGGCTTTGACTGGCCAAGAAGTGCCGGTGGGGATGTTGGACATCACCCTGTACCGAGATGACCTAAGCGCTTTGGGTCCGGCCCCCATCGTGCATCGCACTGAGGTTCCTTTTGAGGTCAACCAGAAAAGGGTGATCCTGGTTGATGATGTTCTTTATACCGGCCGGACAGTTCGCTCAGCTCTGGATGCAGTTATGGATCTGGGACGGCCAGCTATAATCCAGCTGGCTGTCTTGATTGATCGTGGCCACCGCGAGCTGCCCATCCAGGCTGATTATGTAGGCAAATATGTGCCCACTTCCCTACAGGAAGTAGTGGCCGTAAATCTTCAGGAGATCGATGGCAGCGATGAAGTGCTGATTTTGCGCAAGCAGATGCAAGGAGGCGGACAAACTGTTTAG
- the pyrF gene encoding orotidine-5'-phosphate decarboxylase: MRLLPSPVMVALDVDTKREALKLVQELKPYTALFKVGFQLFYREGPTIITDLRDLGVKVFLDLKLHDIPNTVLHALRNLSRLGIFMTNVHVAGGMEMMKQALIGARLGAEDAGLEPPLILGVTVLTSLSASDVQQDIGIAVDVTELAVRRAQLAQEAGLDGVVASPQETEPIRRACGKDFLVVTPGIRPQANGQDDQRRATSPAQAVQAGSDLLIVGRPVIKAPEPARALAAIIDEVSRAKEEAQA, encoded by the coding sequence ATGCGGCTTTTGCCCAGTCCAGTGATGGTTGCGCTAGATGTGGACACCAAGCGAGAAGCTTTGAAGCTGGTTCAAGAACTTAAGCCATATACCGCTCTATTTAAGGTTGGTTTTCAGCTATTTTACCGAGAAGGACCAACAATTATAACTGACCTTCGAGATCTAGGAGTCAAAGTCTTTCTGGATTTAAAACTTCATGATATACCTAATACCGTTTTGCACGCCCTTCGTAACCTTAGCAGGTTAGGAATCTTTATGACCAACGTTCATGTAGCCGGCGGCATGGAGATGATGAAGCAGGCCTTAATAGGAGCAAGACTTGGGGCGGAAGATGCTGGACTTGAGCCTCCGTTGATATTAGGGGTGACGGTTCTTACCAGCCTTAGTGCCAGTGATGTGCAGCAAGATATAGGGATTGCCGTGGATGTAACTGAGCTTGCGGTTCGCCGAGCCCAACTTGCTCAAGAAGCTGGATTGGATGGGGTTGTTGCTTCTCCTCAAGAAACTGAGCCTATCCGTCGGGCTTGCGGGAAGGATTTCCTTGTCGTGACTCCAGGAATTAGGCCCCAAGCAAATGGTCAGGATGACCAGCGTCGAGCTACCTCGCCTGCCCAAGCTGTGCAGGCTGGTAGTGACCTTTTGATTGTGGGCAGGCCGGTCATCAAAGCTCCCGAACCGGCTAGAGCTTTGGCAGCCATTATTGACGAGGTATCTCGGGCGAAAGAGGAAGCTCAGGCTTGA
- the garR gene encoding 2-hydroxy-3-oxopropionate reductase — MRRVGFIGLGVMGKPMARNLMRKGYSLVVHNRSREPVEILSAEGARAAWSPKEVAEQAEVVITMLPDSPDVEAVILGADGVLEGARSGSIIIDMSSIAPSVTRRIAAEVARKGVRMLDAPVSGGEAAAVEGTLSIMVGGSEADFEECMDILKAMGSSVTRIGDIGAGSTAKLANQIIVAANIAALAEAMALAAKCGIDTRTMIAAIRGGLAGSRVMDTKAEPMLTKNFRPGFRINLHAKDLRNALRAGDETGTPLPLASLVLQMMQALRAQGYGDEDHSALLKVYQSLAHLT; from the coding sequence GTGAGAAGGGTCGGGTTCATAGGGTTGGGCGTGATGGGCAAACCTATGGCGAGAAACTTGATGCGAAAGGGCTACTCCCTGGTTGTTCACAATCGTTCCCGGGAGCCGGTGGAGATACTGTCTGCGGAAGGTGCCCGGGCAGCTTGGTCGCCCAAGGAGGTTGCCGAGCAAGCTGAGGTGGTAATTACCATGCTGCCCGATTCGCCCGATGTCGAAGCAGTTATCCTGGGAGCGGATGGGGTGCTGGAAGGTGCGCGGTCCGGGAGCATCATTATTGACATGAGTTCCATTGCCCCATCTGTTACCAGGAGAATTGCCGCTGAAGTCGCCAGAAAAGGTGTGCGTATGCTCGATGCTCCGGTAAGCGGTGGCGAAGCCGCGGCCGTCGAAGGCACGCTGTCAATAATGGTAGGAGGGTCCGAGGCCGACTTTGAGGAATGTATGGACATACTAAAGGCGATGGGTTCATCGGTTACCAGGATCGGCGATATTGGGGCCGGAAGCACTGCCAAGCTGGCCAATCAGATCATAGTTGCCGCCAACATTGCTGCTCTGGCGGAGGCGATGGCGTTGGCAGCTAAGTGCGGCATTGATACGCGGACAATGATTGCGGCGATACGGGGCGGACTGGCGGGGAGCCGGGTCATGGATACCAAGGCCGAGCCCATGCTTACTAAGAATTTCCGGCCGGGTTTCAGGATCAATCTGCACGCCAAAGACCTGCGGAACGCCCTGCGGGCCGGAGATGAGACTGGTACGCCTCTACCTCTTGCCAGCCTCGTTCTCCAGATGATGCAGGCTCTCAGGGCTCAAGGTTACGGAGATGAGGATCATTCGGCCTTACTGAAAGTTTATCAATCCCTAGCTCACCTGACATAG
- a CDS encoding aspartate carbamoyltransferase catalytic subunit — protein sequence MFRRKDVLGLRDWSKEEIALVLDTAAAMKDILGRDLKKVPALRGRSVATLFYEPSTRTRASFELAAKYMSADTVSLNASASSIAKGESLLDTIWTIEAMGVDVVVLRHPVPGTSLQIAEHTRMHVVNAGDGAHEHPTQALLDMYTVRERLGRVEGLTLAIVGDISHSRVARSNIWGWQKMGAKVRVVGPPTMIPVDIDKAGVQVYWDIEEGLRGADVIMGLRIQLEREARGFFPSFAEYTSFYGLTRERIRSINPGALILHPGPVNRGVEITDEVLSSANAAVNEQVTNGVAVRMALLYLLLGGGQGDGFAS from the coding sequence CTGTTTAGGCGAAAGGACGTCTTGGGCCTTAGAGATTGGTCAAAAGAAGAGATCGCCCTGGTTCTGGACACTGCGGCGGCTATGAAAGACATATTGGGCCGGGACCTAAAGAAGGTACCCGCTCTGCGGGGCCGCTCGGTAGCTACTCTGTTTTATGAGCCGAGTACCCGTACCCGGGCCTCCTTTGAGCTGGCCGCCAAGTATATGAGCGCTGACACCGTGAGCCTTAATGCCAGCGCTAGCAGTATAGCCAAGGGGGAAAGCCTCCTAGATACCATTTGGACCATCGAGGCTATGGGAGTGGATGTCGTGGTATTGCGGCACCCTGTTCCCGGAACCAGCCTGCAGATCGCTGAGCACACCCGGATGCATGTAGTCAATGCTGGTGATGGGGCCCATGAGCACCCGACTCAGGCCCTGCTCGACATGTATACCGTTCGGGAGAGATTGGGGAGAGTGGAGGGTCTTACCCTGGCCATCGTCGGCGACATATCCCACAGCCGGGTGGCCCGTTCTAATATCTGGGGTTGGCAAAAGATGGGGGCGAAAGTGCGGGTGGTGGGTCCGCCGACCATGATCCCGGTGGATATAGACAAAGCTGGAGTCCAAGTTTACTGGGATATAGAAGAAGGACTGAGGGGCGCAGATGTAATTATGGGCCTGAGAATTCAGTTGGAGCGGGAAGCTCGGGGCTTTTTCCCTTCCTTTGCCGAGTATACCTCTTTCTACGGTCTGACCCGGGAAAGGATAAGAAGTATAAACCCGGGCGCTCTGATTCTCCACCCGGGGCCAGTTAACCGTGGGGTGGAAATTACTGATGAAGTACTCTCAAGTGCCAACGCGGCAGTAAACGAACAGGTCACCAATGGGGTGGCAGTGAGAATGGCCCTGTTGTACCTGCTTTTAGGAGGAGGTCAAGGCGATGGCTTTGCTTCTTAG
- a CDS encoding dihydroorotase: protein MALLLRGGRVIDPAQGLDMVADVLVEGSRISAITTGSGMSRPDVEVVDVTGKIVGPGLIDAHAHLREPGLEYKEDILSASRAAVKGGYTGVMAMPDTDPPVDNAAMVQFIYTRGRQAGLARVFPVGAVTAGRKGEKLAEIGYAAQAGAVAFSDDGQPIANSEILRRALEYLRPLKRPLIDHCQDANLSGRGVMHEGLVSFELGLEGIPSAAEEVAVARDLILSAYTGARIHLAHLSAKGSVSMLAQAKEKGIPVTAEVTPHHLILTHEVLRTYDTNTKVNPPLRTEEDRQALLQALRQGLIDIIATDHAPHASHEKRVDFNQAPFGISGLETALPLVVTYLVKPGYLSWMEAIARMSTNPAQIFGLPGGNLRVGSLADLVVIDPETVKEVRPEDFASKGKNNPFIGQKLSGWPVMTIVGGRIVMRDGEVI from the coding sequence ATGGCTTTGCTTCTTAGAGGCGGTAGGGTCATCGACCCGGCGCAGGGCCTGGACATGGTAGCTGACGTATTGGTGGAGGGCTCAAGGATTTCGGCTATAACCACCGGGTCCGGCATGAGCCGGCCTGATGTTGAGGTTGTTGATGTCACCGGGAAAATAGTTGGGCCCGGCCTGATTGATGCCCACGCTCACCTTCGGGAACCAGGCTTAGAGTATAAGGAGGACATCTTAAGCGCCAGCCGGGCTGCCGTCAAGGGCGGATACACCGGAGTCATGGCCATGCCCGACACCGATCCTCCGGTTGACAACGCGGCTATGGTTCAGTTCATCTATACTCGGGGGCGGCAGGCTGGTCTAGCGCGCGTTTTTCCGGTGGGAGCGGTAACAGCTGGTAGAAAAGGAGAGAAATTGGCAGAGATCGGGTATGCGGCCCAGGCAGGAGCAGTTGCTTTTTCCGACGATGGGCAGCCCATCGCTAACTCCGAGATCCTGCGGCGGGCCCTCGAGTACCTTCGGCCCTTAAAGAGGCCCCTTATAGATCATTGCCAGGATGCCAATCTATCCGGCCGCGGGGTGATGCATGAGGGTCTGGTGTCGTTTGAGCTGGGTCTTGAGGGAATACCTTCGGCGGCTGAGGAAGTGGCGGTAGCCCGGGATCTAATCCTTAGTGCCTATACCGGAGCCCGGATTCACTTGGCCCATCTCAGCGCTAAGGGATCGGTGTCGATGCTGGCCCAGGCCAAGGAGAAAGGCATTCCGGTCACAGCTGAGGTTACTCCCCATCACCTGATTCTGACCCACGAGGTGCTTCGAACCTATGATACCAATACCAAGGTCAACCCTCCTTTAAGGACCGAGGAGGACAGGCAGGCTTTGCTCCAGGCTTTGCGCCAAGGCCTAATCGATATCATTGCCACCGACCATGCTCCGCATGCCAGCCATGAAAAGCGAGTGGATTTTAACCAGGCGCCTTTTGGCATATCAGGACTAGAGACCGCCCTTCCGTTAGTAGTCACCTACCTGGTTAAGCCTGGATATCTAAGCTGGATGGAGGCAATTGCCAGGATGAGCACCAACCCGGCCCAGATCTTTGGCTTGCCGGGGGGAAATCTTCGAGTTGGATCGCTGGCTGACTTAGTGGTAATTGATCCGGAGACAGTGAAAGAAGTGCGACCCGAAGACTTTGCTTCTAAGGGCAAGAACAATCCCTTTATAGGCCAGAAACTTAGCGGGTGGCCAGTTATGACCATAGTGGGCGGCAGGATAGTGATGCGCGATGGGGAGGTGATATAG